In Sodalis ligni, a single genomic region encodes these proteins:
- the ppx gene encoding exopolyphosphatase has product MPLNNSTSSKPEEFAAIDLGSNSFHMVVARVVNGALQILSRLKQRVHLADGLDAGNRLNEEAIVRGLNCLALFAERLQGFPPQRVTMVGTHALREAVNAEEFLSRAAKVIPYPIEIISGHEEARLIFMGVEHTQSEKGRKLVIDIGGGSTELVIGENFEPILVESRRMGCVSFGNQFFPGGVISPVHFRRARLAAAQKLETLAWQYRLLGWQVALGASGTIKAACEVLAELGEKDGGITPERLQLLYDKVMKFKSFSALNLPGLSEERKSVFVPGLAILCGVVDTLAISELQFSDCALREGVLYEMEGRFHHQDIRSRTARSLAEHYNIDSEQAKRVSDTTDELYQQWYNQNEDLRNEQLEALLKWAALLHEVGLGINHSGMQRHSAYILQQTNMPGFNQEQQLLLATLVRFHRKAIKLEEMPRLNLFRKKHFLPCLQLLRLAVLLNNQRQATTPMQLRLTTDQNHWTLTFPAGFFAQNNLVQLDLEREQSYWSDVPGWQLDITEDTAP; this is encoded by the coding sequence ATGCCACTAAACAATTCAACCTCGTCCAAACCCGAAGAATTCGCGGCCATCGATCTGGGTTCGAACAGTTTCCATATGGTAGTCGCCCGGGTGGTAAACGGGGCGCTGCAGATTCTCAGCCGATTGAAACAGCGCGTGCATCTGGCGGACGGCCTCGATGCCGGCAATCGTCTGAACGAGGAAGCCATCGTTCGCGGTTTGAACTGTCTGGCGCTGTTCGCCGAGCGTTTGCAAGGTTTCCCGCCGCAGCGGGTTACCATGGTCGGCACCCACGCTCTGCGTGAAGCGGTTAACGCCGAGGAGTTTCTCAGCCGGGCGGCAAAAGTAATCCCCTACCCCATTGAAATCATTTCCGGCCATGAAGAAGCGCGGCTGATTTTCATGGGCGTGGAACACACCCAATCCGAGAAGGGCCGCAAGCTGGTCATCGACATCGGCGGCGGCTCCACTGAACTGGTGATTGGCGAAAATTTCGAACCGATACTGGTGGAAAGCCGCCGTATGGGTTGCGTCAGCTTCGGCAACCAGTTTTTTCCCGGCGGCGTCATCAGTCCGGTGCATTTCCGCCGCGCCCGGCTGGCGGCGGCGCAAAAACTGGAAACCCTGGCCTGGCAATACCGTCTGTTGGGGTGGCAGGTCGCCCTGGGCGCCTCGGGGACCATCAAGGCCGCCTGCGAGGTTTTGGCCGAGCTGGGGGAGAAGGACGGCGGCATCACCCCGGAACGCCTGCAGCTACTTTATGACAAAGTGATGAAATTCAAAAGTTTTAGCGCGCTTAATCTCCCCGGCCTGTCCGAAGAACGTAAAAGCGTTTTCGTGCCGGGGCTGGCTATCCTGTGCGGCGTGGTGGATACGCTGGCCATCAGCGAATTGCAGTTCTCCGATTGCGCCTTGCGCGAAGGCGTCCTGTATGAAATGGAAGGCAGGTTCCATCACCAGGATATCCGCAGCCGTACCGCGCGCAGCCTGGCTGAACATTATAATATCGACAGCGAACAGGCCAAACGGGTCAGCGATACCACCGATGAACTGTATCAGCAGTGGTACAACCAAAACGAAGATTTGCGCAACGAACAGTTGGAAGCCCTGCTGAAATGGGCGGCCCTGCTGCATGAAGTGGGTTTGGGCATAAACCACAGCGGGATGCAGCGTCATTCCGCGTATATCCTGCAGCAAACCAATATGCCGGGATTCAATCAGGAGCAGCAGCTATTGCTGGCCACCCTGGTGCGTTTTCACCGCAAGGCCATTAAGCTCGAGGAAATGCCCCGCCTGAATCTTTTCCGGAAAAAACATTTTTTGCCCTGTCTGCAGTTGCTCCGGCTGGCGGTTTTGCTCAATAATCAACGTCAGGCCACCACGCCCATGCAATTGCGGCTGACCACCGACCAGAATCATTGGACCTTGACGTTCCCGGCCGGCTTTTTTGCCCAGAACAACCTGGTGCAGCTGGATTTGGAACGTGAGCAGAGCTACTGGTCGGACGTTCCAGGCTGGCAACTGGACATTACAGAGGACACAGCACCCTGA
- a CDS encoding ABC transporter permease subunit — MLLALLLMFFYLLYAVLPLFRSPAIEPASGVALPASSAPLAWGADESLSWGYGIDKGGLGRFIPLRDGETPSAVPLMADFSSLAAATGGQPLYIMADRRGNIRVTRPVFSPHPAETAQWTFPFGEGLRALSDDGLPLRHLTLAQTDDDTATIAAQSASGEIVLARIGARYMIRRLPPPLNAAVDGLSLSADGRQLYVVSGTRLSLYQWGDDGTPRLREQVALAAGGPVEITPLPADGSLLVRDSEEKLTLWSDVPAPGGNYLTAIRRFTGPIRPGAQIMVSPQRPLFGVLAPNGDFSLFSARESSRRWSARLLAGAQAAFAPREAGIVAVDGHGWHSWRLSLGSPEVSWRTLTQKVWYGHYPAPAWTWQSTSADGRDSGKFSLVPLLAGTLKAAGYAMLFATPLALAAAMYTAWFMAPVLRRWVKPAMEIMGAVPSVIIGLIAGVWLAPHVTRMLSGVLLLPLVLPAVILAAGWGISRLPAGWRNRFAPGWDCLVLLPLAAFTVVLMCRLSPWIDRVLFGVPLSERLGEHYNPMNALVVGIAMGFALIPLMFSLAEDALFNVPVRLVQGSLALGATPWQTLLGVTLPTAGAGLFSALILGLGRAIGETMIVLMASGNMPRVDGSLFQGLRALAANIAIEIPEAAQNGDHYRILLLTALVLFVFTFLINTLAEALRMRLRERYRQQDGESG; from the coding sequence GTGCTGCTGGCGCTGCTGCTGATGTTTTTCTATCTGTTATATGCAGTATTGCCCCTGTTCCGCTCCCCGGCCATCGAACCGGCGTCCGGCGTAGCGTTGCCTGCGTCATCGGCGCCACTGGCATGGGGCGCCGATGAATCTCTTTCCTGGGGATATGGCATCGATAAAGGCGGCCTGGGGCGGTTTATCCCGCTGCGGGACGGAGAAACGCCGTCGGCGGTGCCCCTGATGGCGGATTTTTCCTCCCTGGCGGCCGCCACGGGCGGACAGCCGCTGTATATCATGGCCGACCGCCGCGGCAATATCAGGGTAACGCGGCCGGTGTTCAGCCCTCATCCGGCCGAAACGGCGCAATGGACTTTCCCCTTCGGCGAGGGGTTGCGCGCCCTCAGCGATGACGGACTGCCGCTGCGCCATTTGACGCTGGCGCAAACGGATGACGATACGGCGACCATTGCGGCGCAATCGGCCTCCGGCGAAATTGTCTTAGCCCGCATCGGCGCCCGGTATATGATACGCCGGCTGCCGCCGCCCCTTAACGCCGCCGTCGATGGATTATCCCTGTCCGCCGACGGACGCCAGCTCTATGTGGTGTCCGGCACGCGTCTGAGCCTTTATCAATGGGGGGATGACGGTACGCCGCGTCTGCGGGAGCAGGTGGCGCTGGCGGCCGGCGGGCCGGTGGAGATAACGCCCTTGCCCGCAGACGGTTCGCTGCTGGTGCGGGACAGTGAAGAGAAATTGACGTTATGGTCCGACGTGCCGGCGCCCGGCGGGAACTACCTCACCGCCATCCGGCGCTTTACCGGCCCGATCCGGCCCGGCGCGCAAATCATGGTTTCGCCGCAGCGGCCGCTGTTTGGCGTACTGGCCCCCAACGGTGACTTTTCGCTGTTCAGCGCCCGTGAAAGCAGCCGGCGCTGGTCCGCCAGGCTTCTTGCCGGGGCACAGGCCGCGTTCGCGCCGCGGGAGGCCGGCATCGTGGCGGTGGACGGCCACGGATGGCACAGCTGGCGCCTTAGTCTGGGGTCTCCTGAAGTCAGCTGGCGCACGCTGACGCAAAAGGTCTGGTACGGACATTATCCCGCGCCGGCCTGGACCTGGCAGTCCACCTCCGCAGACGGCCGTGACAGCGGTAAATTCAGCCTGGTGCCGCTGCTGGCCGGCACCCTGAAGGCCGCCGGTTACGCCATGCTGTTCGCTACCCCGCTGGCTCTGGCCGCGGCGATGTATACCGCCTGGTTTATGGCGCCGGTATTGAGGCGCTGGGTCAAGCCCGCCATGGAAATCATGGGGGCGGTGCCCAGCGTGATTATCGGGCTGATTGCCGGTGTATGGCTGGCGCCCCATGTTACCCGGATGCTGAGCGGCGTTTTGCTGCTGCCGCTGGTGCTGCCGGCGGTGATATTGGCCGCCGGCTGGGGTATAAGCCGGCTGCCGGCCGGTTGGCGCAACCGGTTTGCCCCTGGCTGGGATTGCCTGGTATTGCTGCCCCTGGCGGCATTCACCGTCGTCCTGATGTGCCGTTTATCGCCGTGGATTGACCGGGTGCTGTTCGGCGTTCCCCTGTCGGAGCGGCTGGGTGAGCATTACAACCCGATGAATGCGCTGGTGGTGGGCATTGCCATGGGATTTGCCCTGATCCCGTTGATGTTCTCGCTGGCGGAGGATGCCTTGTTCAACGTTCCGGTGAGGCTGGTTCAAGGCTCGCTGGCCCTGGGCGCCACTCCCTGGCAGACCTTGTTGGGCGTCACCCTGCCCACCGCCGGCGCCGGCCTGTTTTCGGCGCTGATCCTGGGGCTGGGCCGCGCCATTGGCGAAACCATGATTGTGCTGATGGCCAGCGGCAATATGCCGCGGGTTGACGGCAGCCTGTTTCAAGGGCTGCGGGCGCTGGCGGCCAATATCGCCATTGAAATCCCGGAAGCGGCGCAAAACGGCGACCACT
- a CDS encoding ankyrin repeat domain-containing protein, producing the protein MKANKFRDIEYDLSYPSENTEILRTFLERGLVDVNKIFESPNRGDTMLDNAIRYNNEEMIRLLKQWGL; encoded by the coding sequence ATGAAAGCTAACAAATTCCGTGATATAGAATATGATCTTAGCTATCCTTCCGAAAATACAGAGATTTTGAGGACTTTCTTAGAGCGCGGGCTGGTGGATGTTAACAAAATATTCGAAAGTCCTAACCGAGGAGACACTATGCTTGATAATGCTATAAGATACAATAATGAGGAAATGATTCGCTTGTTAAAGCAATGGGGGCTTTAA
- a CDS encoding YfgG family protein, whose translation MKLAYPRKRRRTSVRMTRWILLISFIILFGRLIYATIGAWQHQQDGTAEPTEQVVNDDSRPDN comes from the coding sequence ATGAAGCTGGCTTATCCACGTAAACGGCGACGAACCTCGGTTCGGATGACCCGCTGGATTTTGCTTATCAGTTTTATTATATTATTCGGTCGCTTAATCTATGCCACCATCGGCGCTTGGCAGCATCAGCAGGATGGGACCGCGGAGCCGACGGAGCAAGTCGTTAATGACGATTCCCGGCCGGATAACTAA